One region of Acropora muricata isolate sample 2 chromosome 13, ASM3666990v1, whole genome shotgun sequence genomic DNA includes:
- the LOC136895404 gene encoding uncharacterized protein, with protein sequence MKWLPQKYREAQADLFGKRGLSWHIGVVVRRIAEDHQQQTFVHIIEECSQDASAVVQIIHQILKTLQAEHPEISNAALRQDNAGRYHSVSMLPACRLMGAATGIHVKRMDFSDPQGSKGPCDRKAASIKAHIRRYINEGHDVSTARDFKDAVLSYDGVKGVRVALVTDASQQPLQELSGRWSGISFLNNFLYQKDCVTVWKAFDIGQGNTIPWSQLQGKSVLSTIPEQIDIEEVEEDASELLPCPVDGCVCTYHGFRNLERHLLVGKCKMLPEKHTLLDAAKLSYVRKVEEGTSTQPTLAPTTSEVSPEAALVRGWALRGAKKTVHFNENQRQCLDDKFEIGQEDSQPYEVSVQRSKKTYPDRRQRFCTITSVFTDKNG encoded by the exons ATGAAATGGCTACCCCAGAAGTACAGGGAGGCTCAAGCTGACTTGTTCGGGAAGAGAGGCCTTTCCTGGCATATCGGCGTTGTCGTACGTAGAATTGCTGAAGACCACCAACAGCAGACCTTTGTACACATCATAGAAGAATGCAGCCAAGATGCCAGCGCTGTTGTCCAAATTATTCACCAGATCCTAAAGACCCTGCAGGCAGAACACCCTGAAATATCAAATGCAGCACTCAGACAAGACAATGCAGGCCGCTACCACAGTGTATCCATGCTGCCAGCATGCCGTCTGATGGGAGCTGCAACGGGTATCCATGTAAAGAGGATGGATTTCAGTGATCCACAAGGCAGCAAAGGCCCTTGTGACAGAAAAGCAGCATCCATCAAGGCTCATATTCGACGCTACATCAACGAGGGACACGACGTTTCGACAGCGCGTGACTTTAAGGATGCCGTATTATCGTATGATGGGGTGAAAGGTGTTCGTGTCGCTTTGGTAACTGATGCTTCTCAGCAGCCGCTGCAGGAGTTGTCAGGTCGCTGGAGTGGGATCAGCTTCCTGAACAACTTTCTTTACCAGAAAGACTGTGTTACGGTCTGGAAGGCGTTCGACATTGGACAGGGGAACACCATACCCTGGTCTCAATTACAAG GGAAGAGCGTGCTGTCAACGATTCCTGAGCAGATAGATATTGAAGAGGTAGAAGAAGATGCAAGTGAATTGTTGCCGTGCCCCGTGGATGGATGCGTGTGCACTTACCACGGTTTCAGGAATCTGGAACGCCACTTGCTGGTAGGGAAGTGCAAAATGCTACCAGAGAAGCATACACTCCTTGACGCTGCGAAGTTATCCTACGTGAGAAAAGTGGAGGAAGGTACCAGCACGCAACCCACCTTAGCCCCGACCACATCTGAGGTGAGCCCAGAAGCGGCCTTGGTGCGAGGCTGGGCTCTCAGAGGAGCCAAAAAGACAGTGCACTTCAATGAGAACCAGCGTCAATGCCTTGACGATAAGTTTGAGATAGGACAGGAGGATTCCCAACCTTATGAGGTATCGGTTCAGCGAAGCAAGAAAACATATCCTGATCGAAGGCAGAGGTTTTGCACTATCACCTCAGTCTTCACAGACAAGAATGGTTGA